The following are encoded together in the Xanthomonas vesicatoria ATCC 35937 genome:
- a CDS encoding M23 family metallopeptidase, whose protein sequence is MRAVLFGAWLGLAPAMLSAGAVQAQATSEAGVVFPASASQGAMVIGKVPAGSTVQYAGRTLRVSGYGSVVFGIGRDATGPLQVHVTLPDGTQRTSSIAVTPRDWPTERVNGVPPKTVNPPAAIAERIKREQAQVTATRDRDDARTDFAQPFIWPVQGRISGRFGNARVYNGQPGAGHSGMDIAVPTGTPVKAPAAGVVTFAAPDLYLTGGTVLLDHGFGISSNFLHLSRIDVKVGDRVEQGQVIAAVGATGRATGPHLHWGMNWFDVRIDPLLVLDRGK, encoded by the coding sequence ATGCGCGCAGTCTTGTTTGGTGCATGGCTGGGGTTGGCGCCGGCCATGCTGAGTGCGGGTGCAGTGCAGGCGCAGGCCACAAGCGAGGCTGGCGTCGTGTTCCCGGCCAGCGCTTCGCAAGGAGCGATGGTGATCGGCAAGGTCCCTGCCGGCAGCACCGTGCAGTATGCGGGGCGCACCTTGCGCGTCAGCGGCTACGGCAGCGTGGTGTTCGGCATCGGCCGCGATGCCACCGGCCCACTGCAGGTGCACGTCACCCTGCCCGATGGCACACAGCGCACCAGCAGCATCGCAGTGACGCCGCGCGACTGGCCGACCGAGCGCGTCAACGGCGTGCCGCCGAAGACGGTGAACCCACCTGCAGCCATTGCCGAGCGCATCAAGCGCGAGCAGGCACAAGTCACCGCCACACGCGATCGCGACGATGCACGCACGGATTTTGCACAGCCCTTCATCTGGCCGGTGCAAGGCCGCATCAGCGGCCGGTTCGGTAATGCGCGCGTGTACAACGGCCAGCCGGGCGCGGGGCACTCGGGCATGGATATCGCCGTACCGACCGGCACGCCGGTCAAGGCGCCGGCTGCAGGCGTGGTGACCTTTGCGGCGCCGGATCTCTATCTGACCGGTGGCACGGTACTGCTCGATCACGGCTTCGGTATCAGCTCCAATTTCCTGCATCTGTCGCGGATCGACGTCAAGGTGGGCGATCGGGTGGAACAAGGCCAGGTGATTGCCGCAGTGGGGGCGACCGGGCGCGCGACCGGGCCGCATCTGCATTGGGGGATGAATTGGTTCGATGTGCGTATCGACCCATTGCTGGTGCTCGATCGCGGCAAGTAG
- the eat gene encoding ethanolamine permease yields the protein MCDMRNEQLKPTLGTWQLWGIAVGLVISGEYFGWSYGWGTAGTLGFLVTTVLVAVMYTCFIFSFTELTTAIPNAGGPFAYSLRAFGTYGGMLAGLATLIEFVFAPPAIAMAIGAYLNVQFPTLDPRIAAIGAYVIFMSLNIVGVAIAATFELIVTLLAVIELLVFMGVVAPGFSVARFAANGWAGNDAFGPAAISGIFAAIPFAIWFFLAIEGAAMAAEEAKNPKRTIPRAYIAGILTLVVLALGVMVFAGGVGDWRQLSNINDPLPQAMKAVVGNSSTWLHMLVWIGLFGLVASFHGIILGYSRQFFALARAGFLPHGLAKLSRFRTPHRAILAGGVIGIAAICSDSVVKIQGMSLTAAMITMSVFGAIVMYVMSMLSLFKLRRSEPGLERSFRAPGYPLVPAIALLLAVVCLVAMVWFNPIVALIFVGLLLFGALCCVLSLRSQASPVAGSR from the coding sequence ATGTGCGACATGCGCAACGAGCAACTCAAGCCCACACTCGGCACCTGGCAGCTGTGGGGAATTGCGGTGGGTCTGGTGATCTCCGGCGAATACTTCGGCTGGAGTTATGGCTGGGGCACGGCGGGCACGCTTGGATTTCTGGTCACCACCGTGCTGGTCGCGGTGATGTACACCTGCTTCATCTTCAGCTTCACCGAGCTGACCACTGCCATTCCCAATGCGGGCGGACCGTTCGCCTACAGCCTGCGCGCGTTCGGCACCTATGGCGGGATGCTGGCGGGCCTGGCCACGTTGATCGAGTTCGTATTCGCGCCACCGGCCATCGCGATGGCGATCGGCGCGTATCTGAATGTGCAGTTCCCCACGCTGGATCCACGCATCGCCGCGATCGGCGCGTACGTGATCTTCATGAGCTTGAACATTGTCGGGGTGGCGATCGCGGCGACCTTCGAGCTGATCGTCACCCTGCTGGCAGTGATCGAACTGCTGGTCTTCATGGGCGTGGTGGCACCGGGTTTCAGCGTGGCACGCTTCGCCGCCAATGGCTGGGCCGGGAACGACGCGTTCGGCCCAGCCGCCATTTCCGGCATCTTTGCCGCCATTCCGTTTGCGATCTGGTTCTTTCTGGCAATCGAAGGCGCCGCGATGGCAGCCGAAGAAGCCAAGAACCCCAAGCGCACCATCCCGCGTGCCTACATCGCCGGCATTCTGACCCTGGTGGTGCTGGCGCTGGGCGTGATGGTGTTTGCCGGCGGCGTGGGCGACTGGCGCCAGCTGTCCAACATCAACGACCCGCTGCCGCAGGCGATGAAGGCGGTGGTCGGCAACAGTTCCACCTGGCTGCATATGCTGGTGTGGATCGGCCTGTTCGGTCTGGTGGCCAGCTTCCACGGCATCATCCTGGGCTATTCGCGGCAATTCTTTGCGTTGGCGCGTGCCGGCTTCCTGCCGCACGGCCTAGCGAAGCTGTCGCGCTTTCGCACGCCGCATCGCGCGATCCTGGCCGGCGGCGTGATCGGCATTGCCGCGATCTGCAGCGACAGCGTAGTGAAGATTCAGGGCATGTCGCTGACGGCGGCAATGATCACCATGTCGGTGTTCGGCGCTATCGTGATGTACGTGATGAGCATGCTCAGTCTGTTCAAGCTGCGACGTAGCGAGCCGGGACTGGAGCGCAGCTTCCGCGCACCGGGGTATCCGCTGGTGCCGGCCATTGCGTTGTTGCTCGCAGTGGTCTGTCTGGTGGCGATGGTGTGGTTCAACCCGATCGTGGCGTTGATCTTTGTCGGGCTGCTGCTGTTCGGCGCGCTGTGTTGCGTGCTGAGCCTGCGCAGCCAGGCGTCGCCTGTGGCCGGCAGCAGATGA
- the eutC gene encoding ethanolamine ammonia-lyase subunit EutC — protein sequence MNDSMTYPRDAWAQLRRLTPARIALGRAGTSLPTAAHLDFQLAHAQARDAVHLAFDPAPLQAALEKRGRSSILLHSAAVDRHAYLQRPDLGRRLSDDAATHLRGLTAVHGGGHDVAVVVADGLSALAIHRHAANMLEQIDALAAHEGWSLAPVALVAQGRVAIGDEVGELLQARAVIVLIGERPGLSSPDSLGIYLTYTPRVGLTDAARNCISNIRAEGLSYADATHKLAFLLRESFRRQLSGVQLKDEAEQPALPSAGPADAVPRTFLLPDA from the coding sequence ATGAACGACTCGATGACATATCCGCGCGATGCGTGGGCGCAACTGCGTCGGCTCACGCCTGCACGCATCGCACTCGGACGGGCCGGTACAAGTTTGCCCACTGCAGCCCATCTGGATTTTCAGCTGGCGCATGCGCAAGCGCGCGATGCGGTGCATCTTGCCTTCGATCCGGCGCCCCTGCAGGCCGCGCTGGAAAAACGCGGGCGCAGCAGCATTCTGTTGCACAGTGCTGCAGTGGACCGGCACGCGTATCTGCAGCGCCCTGATCTGGGCCGTCGCCTGTCCGACGACGCTGCCACGCACCTGCGCGGGCTCACCGCAGTCCATGGCGGCGGGCACGATGTCGCGGTGGTAGTCGCTGACGGGCTGTCTGCGCTTGCCATACACCGGCATGCGGCGAACATGCTCGAACAGATCGATGCCCTGGCTGCGCATGAGGGGTGGTCGTTGGCGCCAGTGGCGTTGGTTGCGCAAGGACGCGTCGCGATCGGCGATGAGGTCGGCGAGCTGCTCCAGGCACGCGCGGTGATCGTGTTGATCGGCGAACGGCCGGGGCTGAGTTCGCCCGACAGTCTCGGCATCTATCTCACCTACACGCCGCGCGTCGGCTTGACCGATGCCGCACGCAATTGCATCTCCAATATCCGCGCTGAAGGACTGAGTTACGCCGACGCCACCCACAAACTTGCGTTTCTGTTGCGCGAATCGTTCCGCCGTCAGTTGTCCGGCGTGCAACTCAAGGACGAAGCGGAGCAGCCGGCGCTGCCGTCGGCCGGGCCTGCCGATGCGGTGCCACGTACGTTTCTGTTGCCGGATGCGTGA
- a CDS encoding ethanolamine ammonia-lyase subunit EutB — MSGFIVTAGGEQFRFADLKTLLAKATPARSGDQLAGLAADSELQRVAAQMALADLPLRHFLDEAVVPYEADEVTRLIVDQHDAHAFAAIAHLTVGGFRDWLLSAQADEAALAALAPGLTPEMVAAVSKLMRVQDLILVAQKIRVVTRFRNTLGLRGRLSTRLQPNHPTDDATGIAASVLDGLLYGNGDAVIGINPASDSLTATTALLRMLDAVIAGYQIPTQSCVLAHITTTIEAINRGVPVDLVFQSIAGTEAANASFGINLALLREGHEAGVSLQRGEVGDNVMYFETGQGSALSANAHHGVDQQTCEVRAYAVARQFKPLLVNTVVGFIGPEYLYNGKQIIRAGLEDHFCGKLLGVPMGCDICYTNHAEADQDDMDVLLTLLGTAGINFIMGIPGSDDVMLNYQTTSFHDALYARQALGLRAAPEFEQWLEQQGILRLQQDGRFALGSEVPAAFRRALSHFPSGAPQ; from the coding sequence ATGAGCGGTTTTATCGTCACGGCTGGCGGCGAACAGTTTCGGTTTGCCGATCTCAAGACCCTGCTGGCCAAGGCGACGCCGGCACGTTCGGGCGATCAACTGGCCGGGCTCGCGGCCGACTCGGAGCTGCAGCGCGTGGCGGCGCAGATGGCGCTGGCAGATCTGCCGTTGCGGCATTTTCTCGACGAAGCCGTGGTGCCGTATGAGGCCGATGAAGTCACCCGGCTGATCGTCGACCAGCACGACGCGCATGCATTCGCCGCAATTGCGCACCTGACCGTCGGCGGTTTTCGCGATTGGTTGTTGAGTGCGCAGGCCGATGAAGCCGCGCTGGCCGCACTGGCACCGGGACTGACCCCGGAAATGGTCGCTGCAGTGTCCAAGTTGATGCGCGTGCAGGACCTCATCCTGGTCGCGCAAAAGATCCGCGTGGTGACGCGCTTTCGCAATACCTTGGGGTTGCGCGGGCGGCTGTCCACCCGCCTGCAACCCAATCATCCCACCGACGATGCCACCGGCATTGCCGCCAGCGTGCTCGACGGGCTGCTGTACGGCAATGGCGATGCGGTGATCGGAATCAACCCCGCCAGCGACAGCCTGACAGCCACCACCGCGTTGTTGCGCATGCTCGATGCGGTGATCGCCGGTTACCAGATCCCCACGCAGTCGTGCGTGCTGGCGCACATCACCACCACTATCGAGGCGATCAATCGCGGCGTACCGGTAGATCTGGTGTTCCAGTCCATCGCCGGCACGGAGGCCGCCAATGCCAGCTTCGGGATCAATCTGGCGCTGTTGCGGGAAGGCCACGAGGCAGGCGTGTCGCTGCAACGCGGCGAAGTCGGCGACAACGTGATGTATTTCGAAACCGGCCAGGGCAGCGCGCTGTCGGCCAACGCGCATCATGGCGTGGATCAACAGACCTGCGAAGTGCGCGCCTATGCGGTAGCACGGCAGTTCAAGCCGCTACTGGTGAACACCGTGGTCGGCTTCATAGGCCCGGAGTACCTGTACAACGGCAAGCAGATCATCCGTGCGGGGCTGGAGGATCATTTCTGCGGCAAATTGCTCGGTGTGCCGATGGGTTGCGATATCTGCTACACCAATCATGCCGAAGCCGACCAGGACGATATGGATGTCTTGCTGACCCTGCTCGGCACTGCCGGCATCAACTTCATCATGGGCATCCCCGGCTCGGATGATGTGATGCTGAACTACCAGACCACATCATTTCACGATGCGCTGTATGCGCGTCAGGCGCTGGGCCTGCGGGCGGCGCCCGAATTCGAGCAATGGCTGGAACAGCAAGGCATCCTGCGGCTGCAGCAAGACGGGCGGTTCGCACTGGGCAGCGAGGTGCCTGCAGCATTTCGCCGTGCGCTGTCGCATTTCCCCAGCGGAGCGCCGCAATGA